The following proteins are encoded in a genomic region of Oceanispirochaeta sp.:
- a CDS encoding efflux RND transporter periplasmic adaptor subunit: MKNYIKYAGLIIMALALGSCSKEEQTTLKNMEEIHKENGIPVNLRIVSEQDFSTYLSFTSSLRGIKESTGSSMLADTVEEILVDVGDYVKKDQAIIRFPKNNPAANYYQAQAGFKAAEQAFKRIESLFNSNGISRQTYDDTKTQYDVQKANWITVNDMLEVKAPISGYITRLNVKTSDNVKSGDNLFTVSNYDELSTTVWVADHEIRQIIKGQRATADWEGLSLNGRVTQVDLAMDDEQKAFAVHLKFSNAEHAVPSGVTANINIETKLIPNALVVHRNEVLKNQDEWFVYLDKNGIARKQVIQPGLRQGMYYEVLSGLKAEDKLITQGVNLVRDQSLLLVIEEETRQMVLKE, encoded by the coding sequence ATGAAAAACTATATCAAGTACGCTGGGTTGATCATCATGGCATTGGCACTGGGATCATGCTCAAAAGAAGAGCAGACAACCCTTAAAAACATGGAAGAGATTCATAAAGAAAATGGTATCCCCGTGAACTTAAGAATAGTGAGCGAGCAGGATTTTTCAACCTATCTAAGCTTTACTTCTTCCCTCAGGGGCATCAAGGAGTCAACCGGTTCATCCATGCTTGCTGATACGGTTGAAGAGATTCTGGTAGATGTAGGAGATTATGTCAAAAAAGATCAGGCCATTATTCGTTTTCCAAAGAATAACCCTGCCGCTAATTACTATCAGGCCCAGGCAGGATTTAAGGCTGCTGAGCAGGCTTTTAAGAGAATTGAAAGTCTTTTCAACAGTAACGGTATATCCAGACAGACCTACGATGATACAAAAACCCAGTATGATGTCCAGAAAGCCAATTGGATTACAGTCAATGATATGCTTGAAGTCAAAGCCCCTATTTCCGGATACATCACCAGACTGAATGTTAAGACATCTGATAATGTAAAATCCGGGGATAATCTGTTTACCGTCTCCAATTACGACGAACTGTCCACGACCGTCTGGGTGGCAGATCATGAAATCAGACAGATCATCAAAGGACAAAGAGCCACTGCGGATTGGGAAGGATTGAGTCTGAACGGCAGGGTGACACAGGTCGACCTTGCTATGGATGATGAACAGAAAGCTTTTGCGGTACATTTAAAATTCAGCAATGCTGAGCATGCTGTTCCCAGTGGCGTCACAGCCAATATCAATATTGAGACTAAGTTGATTCCGAATGCCCTTGTTGTGCACAGAAATGAAGTACTGAAAAACCAGGACGAGTGGTTTGTATATCTGGATAAGAACGGAATAGCCAGAAAACAGGTCATCCAGCCCGGATTAAGACAAGGAATGTATTATGAGGTTCTTTCAGGTTTAAAGGCTGAGGATAAGCTGATCACCCAGGGTGTCAATCTGGTCAGGGACCAGTCTCTCCTGCTTGTGATAGAGGAAGAAACCAGGCAAATGGTACTCAAAGAATAA